The Hevea brasiliensis isolate MT/VB/25A 57/8 chromosome 1, ASM3005281v1, whole genome shotgun sequence genome has a window encoding:
- the LOC110650934 gene encoding uncharacterized protein LOC110650934 — protein sequence MRDIVSCFSENAINVSHSSSCSSYSISNNACISPGLIPSIQNAVSCFYKIILSSQKQLLVTVTWCKKHASQGLSINFGNDSSTSFKLNTSGRLFRKKKGSKLIDSDSSKIEVFWDLSSAKYDSGPVPVDGFYVLVMVDSEIGLVLGDIGEETISKKLKSSTPVAKASLISRQEHCSGNTLYATKAQFCDTGIQHDILIKCSGENEGLKYPVLSVCIDKKMVIRVKRLQWNFRGNQTIFVDGLVVDLMWDVHDWFYNPASGSAVFMFRTRSGMESRLWLEEKLVQKDQERFEFSLLIYACKSP from the coding sequence ATGAGAGATATAGTTTCTTGTTTTAGTGAAAATGCCATAAATGTGTCTCATTCTTCTTCATGTTCTAGTTATTCAATTTCAAACAATGCTTGTATCTCTCCAGGTCTAATCCCATCAATTCAAAATGCAGTTTCTTGCTTCTATAAAATCATCCTTTCCTCTCAAAAGCAACTCTTGGTCACTGTCACTTGGTGCAAAAAACATGCATCTCAAGGCCTTAGCATAAACTTTGGCAATGACTCTTCAACGTCTTTCAAACTTAACACCAGTGGAAGGCTCTTCAGGAAGAAGAAAGGCAGCAAATTGATCGATTCCGATAGTTCCAAGATTGAAGTCTTCTGGGATCTTTCTTCTGCTAAATATGATTCAGGACCTGTACCTGTTGATGGATTCTATGTGCTGGTCATGGTTGATTCAGAAATAGGCCTTGTTCTGGGTGATATAGGAGAAGAAACCATCTCCAAGAAGCTCAAATCTAGCACCCCAGTAGCCAAAGCAAGTCTCATTTCAAGGCAAGAACATTGTTCAGGCAATACTTTATATGCTACTAAGGCACAGTTCTGTGACACAGGCATTCAACATGACATTTTAATTAAATGTAGTGGAGAAAATGAAGGCCTAAAGTATCCAGTTTTATCGGTATGTATTGATAAGAAGATGGTGATTCGTGTAAAGAGGTTGCAATGGAATTTTAGAGGCAACCAGACAATTTTTGTTGATGGGTTAGTTGTTGATCTGATGTGGGATGTGCATGATTGGTTCTATAATCCTGCTTCTGGCTCTGCTGTGTTCATGTTCAGGACAAGAAGTGGAATGGAAAGCAGGCTGTGGTTGGAAGAGAAATTGGTGCAGAAAGATCAAGAAAGATTTGAATTCTCTTTGTTGATTTATGCCTGTAAGAGCCCTTga